The Fluviispira sanaruensis sequence TGGAAAAATTCATAAAATATATGCAGGAGAAATTATTTGCTGCGGTGGCGCCATTAACTCCCCACAAGTTTTACAACTTTCTGGTATTGGCAATGCAGAAGAATTAAAATCCCTTGGAATTAACGTAGTACAAGATTTACCAGGTGTTGGACAAAATCTTCAAGATCACTTAGAGGTATATATACAACATGCGTGTAAATTGCCTGTGAGTATGTACCCAGCCCTTAAATGGTGGAACAAACCTAAAATAGGTTTTCAGTGGCTTTTTCAACGCAAAGGTCCTGCAGCAACCAATCATTTTGAAGCTGGTGGGTTTATCCGTAGCAACGAAGACGTTAACTACCCCAATTTACAATTCCACTTTCTCCCTCTGGCTGTCCGGTATGATGGCACCTCACCTTCAGGGGGGCACGGATACCAAGTGCATGTTGGCCCAATGAACTCCGATGCACGCGGCCATATCAAAATCCGTTCAACCGATCCGCGCGAACACCCGAGTATGCAATTTAATTATCTTTCCACAGAACAAGATCGCAGAGAGTGGGTCGAAGCTGTGCGCTGTGCCCGTAAAATTCTCAACCAATCCGCTCTCGATGAATTCAACGGTGGAGAAATCTCCCCAGGAAAACAATATGAAACAGATGATGAAATTTTAGACTGGGTTAAAAAAGATGCTGAAACCGCACTGCATCCGTCGTGCACGTGTAAAATGGGCACCGATTCAATGGCCGTGGTTGATCCCAAAACCCTTGGAGTGCACGGAGTTAAAAATTTACGAGTTGTTGATGCATCAGTTATGCCCTATGTCACAAATGGCAACATTTATGCACCAGTCATGATGATAGCTGAGAAGTCAGCGGATATTATTCTCGGAAATACGCCTCTCCCAGCATCATCTTCTCCTTTTTATCTAAAATAAAAAAAACTGAGTTTATTGGAAAGTTATTTAAAAATCCGCCGATAGCAGTTGCGAATAATGAAATTTTGGCATTTGATACTCTGGCTTCTTTGCTTCTGTCGAAGCATAGAAGATTTTGAAAAGAACAAATGCTAAAATATATAAATCATTTGTTTTCAAGTTTAGGGATTTTTTCATGAAAAATATTAATAAAATTATTATTATCTTAGCGACTTTTCTTTTTCTCCCATGTGCATCTTACTATGGTTTTCTTTTTGTAAATTACAATTATGACATTCACTTTTTACAGATCGATGCCTGTCAAAATGAAGGTGGTAAGTGGAATCAAAAAAGCCAGACCTGCGACTGGCCTTAAGCATTACTCAGTAATATCAATAACTTTATACTGCTTGACGGTTTTGATATCGTCAGAACCGCAGCTCGCTATGCTTGAAATGAGCTTGTCAAAACGAATGTCATACTTGCTTTTTTGCGGAGTAGGCTTTCCTTTTATTGTGAAGTAAAAACTCACTGTGGCTGACTGACAATCCTCGCTTAAAGCAACTTCATACTTTTTATTTTGTGCATCATCCCACTGCCATGCATATTTTTTAAATATTTCTTTTTCAGCAATTTGCGCAAATGAGTTATTAATACCACTTACACCTCTATAATTGTTATCTATAGTAAAATAATTTTCATCTCTCTGTAAAAAATGTGGGATACTTTCTAAATTGAATAAACCGTACCAACGCATACTGGGTGCTTCAAAAAAAGTAGGAGCAAAGCGATGTCCACCTATATGTGATGACTTCCATATGCGAAATAAAGGTTTCGCACTTTTTTTATTTTCATTCCTGAATTTTTCATAGACTTCTAATCCATATTTGCCACAACAGTGATCTCTTTCTCCATGCGTGCAAATAAATAACTCATGAAGATGTTCAGTTCCCTTAACTTCCCATTTTTTATAAAGCTCTTTTTTTTCCAATTGATATTCTTTCAGCGCAAGAATAGCTTCCCTGAATTCTGAGTTTGGTATGAGCATTTCTATTTTTTTAAATGACGATAATTCATCTTCTTTTCTTTGAAAATAAAAGATACGGGTATGATTTTCAACAGAAAATTCATTTTGGGCAAAATGATTGACAGCGCTTCTAATTTTTTCTTTAAAAAAAATTGGAAGAATTTCAAATAGGTGTTTGTGATGCAAAAATGATTCCGATTTACCTGGCACAGAAGCCCAAGGCTCTTGCAATTCAACTGAGATTTGAACGTCAACAGGTGAAACAGAGCCAACAATATCTTCTTGACTTTGCCGGGTTGCGAGCGAACATTCCATATTTTCTGTAAACATTTTTGCCTCTTAACCAAAAAGTCATTGCATATATTCCACAGATTCAATATCACTCTTAGGAACATTTGTAAAAATCAATTCTGGCGCATTTCCAGCAGTAAAACCACCGGATTTAAAAAAATCATTTTTCCCAATAGTGCTATTCTGAGGCAAGTCAGGAAGATAGTTAAAGGAAAAGGGCAATGAATATTTGACGATACCGCTATTGAGCGATCCTCTTTGCAAACCTAAAATCCGTTCTATTTTTACTGTATTATATAAATGCAGAATTTTATCTGCAGTGCTTTTTGCGGTAATAAAGATCACACCCTTACGTCCTAAGAATATATTATCATTCAATATAAATTGTTTATAGGCATTGCGACTTAAAAAAACACTGCCTCCATTTTGAAAGCGAGAGAGCGCAACGAGTGATGGATAGGATATTCGTTCTTTCTGAGCATAGGGCAACAAATTAAAAATAAAATCTGCGCGTGCTTTGCACAAGCGAAAACCTAATTCAAGCACGCTCCCTCTTCCTATTGTTATTTTTTGTTTCTTCAGAAAAGAAAAATAACCCTTAGATATATATTCTGCACGAAAAAGGCCTTCACAAGCTGTTTTTAAATAATCTAGAAAAACCTTTTCAGCTTGATTTAAATTATTATAAAACAATAAAAATTCTTTTGAATAAACTCGTTCTAACCGAGCAGTTACTTTATTTTCAGAATAAATTTCTATTAAGTTAAAATGGGTCTTTATTTTTTTTTGTTGCAACAGATATTTTTGAAGCTGCTTATAATTAAATAAATTATTAAAATAAATATTCTTTCTTTGCAAAACTTTAAGAATAGTATACTCATTAAATCTTAAGTTATTTTTGTTTAGATTTGCAATTTTTATTTTTTTCCGAATTTGTATTAAAATATTAGACTCATAATAAAGTAGATCGTCCCACATCTTTTCAATTTTTACTTCAAGATCCTCATACGAATCCCGTTGATGTGGACTGCGAAACACAAAATCTAAGAAGTTCACATCTTGAGTTTTTCTTATAACGAAATCATGCGCTCTGACAGGCTGTGTCCATAAACAAACAAACAGCAAAAAAAGATATTTTATTGTCAGAAATGTTCTAACCAAAATACTGCCTCTTCCAAATATTCAAAGCAATAATGTGCATGCTTCTTCAACCCCACAGGCAAATAGTTATTTAATTTTTATTTGTCAATAAATAAAAAACAGCTCTATATAGAGCTGTTTTTTAAGGAAAATTTAAGAGTGGAAAGGATTATTTCTGCACTGATAAGGTTGCTTTTGCTGAAGTCTTTAACCACATAGACATCACGTCCGTTGGTGTCATGCTGTCATGCTCTTCGGCATCTTTGTCCCAAACTCCTCCTTTGAGTGAACTCATTTTAAGAGCATCTTGATACAGTGTTCTAGTAAACAGCGGTGTGTTTTCGCTCACGACTTCCCGATCTGTCGAACTCGTTGGCACACTCGCTCCAAAAATAAAGCAATTTGCATCGCTCATCACACACTTTGTTAGTAATGGATAAGTGTTCTCTTTTGGTCGAACTTCCTTTGGAATATAATAATACGTATCATTCATTACTTTGATTTGTGTACTTATTGAAGTTGAAGGAATATTTAGATAAGCATCATAACCATATAAAAATGCCTTAGCCAAAGGTGAATTTTTTTCTGTTGTTCCCAGTACAAGATTTTGTAAATGGGAATTTATTATTTTGCCTGTTAAGAACGAAGGATCACCGTGTGCAATATTACTTTTTTTATCAAAGCATTTTTTCTCATTTACATTGTAATCCGCAGGAGTATTTCCTAAAGTATTTTTTTCAATACACAATTCTTCTCTTTTAGGATCATATTTTCCACCAACTGGAATGGAATAAAACCTTTTCTCAGGTTGGAATGCAATAAACTGTGTACCAATAGGTGGAATATTCATTTCATTTAATGGGAAAGAGTAAACCCCTGTGCCAAATGACATACTAAAGACAGTGTCAAATGCTGTTTTAGCAATTAGAGATTGCGTGTGATCGACAATTTGATCTTGTGTATTGTGCATAAGTAATAAAGATCCAGGGGATGCTTTTCTATGTTCCTTAATATACTTTTTAAGATCTTTTGTAATGCCATCAATAATTTCATTATAATTTATATTACTTAATAATGGAATTGATTTTTTTAAATCTGACAAATTAAAAAGAATATATAAAGCATTATTTGTTAATTTTTCTGTCATTATAATTGAAGGCTCAAGGCCAGTTTGAGCAGAAACAGTTGATACTGTTAAATAAGTTAACAGACTCTTTATAGTATTAGTAGAAATCTCAAGACCCGATTCTTTGATTAAATTTTTTAAAACTCCGATAGAATGAACAATAGACTCATCATTTTTCTTTTGAGTTAAAGCATCTGTAAAGTTTATTAATCCAACTTTATCATCAGCTAAATTTGAAAATAATTCTGATAATTTTTGCAACCGTACTTCATCATTTGGCTCAATTATACCTTTTATATTTAATTCACTTATTCCATCAGTTATTTTTAAAGTGCCGACTCCCTTTGTAAAAATCCCTCTTATTGAACAATCACCAGAATAATTTACAGGAGAATCTGATGCATCAATTGAGCAAGGATCTTTCGAGGCACTTTCATTTTTTATTTTTAGAGCTTCAGAAAAATGTTTTAATAATGATTTTTCTCCCTCTTTATGGTCAATAAATGCAGTTAAAAAATTTCCTAGAAAATCTTTTACAATGATTGGACTTTGTGCTGTGCTAATATTCTGCCCACCCAATATTCCTAAAACTTTTTTTATAATCCTGTCTGAATCCTTAGAATTTGCAGCAACTAATTTTTCTAAATCCAATATATTATCTAAATTATTAGTCCAGTTTTGTGTTGCTACAGAGATATATGGAGCCAAATAAGTCACATCTGATGCACCTAAAAAACCAATGAGCTCATTTAATTTTTTTTGATTATTTGCTAAATCGGAATTTCTGAAGTTTGCGAAATATTGATTATTCTGTAGATCTGGAATCATAGGTAAAGAATTCAAATGAGAAATATCAGAAACTTTTCCATTTAGCATATCTTTAAAAAGGATTCTAAATTTTCCCATTAATAATGTGGTTGGAGCATAATAAGTCGCAGCTGAACTAAATAGAGGAGGTATAATAATATTTTTTAGATCAAAATCTTTATTGTCTAACTGAGCCAAAGCTTGTTGCAGCATAATACCGGAACGCCCAATAGCGGCAAGTAAAGTTGCACCCCCACGGCTGCTTGCAGTGGCAACTGTTTTTGGTCCAGTAATTTTTTGGAGCAAAGGTTGATAGGAACTTAATAAAGAAGGCACTTTTTCAACATAAAACTCAAGTCTTGGTTGTCCTTTATTGCCATGTACAAAGAATTCTTTTATGATATCATTATTTAATTTTAATTCACCTAAAGAAATTCTTTTTAACGCACTGTGCAGACCTAAAGTTGCAACCACGTCATTATCAAGTGGTGATTTTTCACCAATAGCGTCCACTGCAGGATCAATTTCCTTACCTTCATTATCGACACAGTAACGTTTAAAACCAGTTTCAAGTTTGCCAGTAGTTTTATCTACAGAACATATGGGCTCTCCTGGAAAGGCAGGTGCAGCGACAATATAATTAATAAGATTGTCTTGTAAAAGAGTGGCCAATTCACGGAATGAAATTCCTGTATCCCCACCATGCGCATAGAGCATGAGTGGTACTTTAGCATTACCTTTGGGAATAGTTATGATTGCTGTATAAATATTATTATCCGCTAAACGATACTTGAGAACATAAGCTGTTCCTCTGGTATTTTTAGTATTGTCGAGCTTACCTTTTGTCGTTCGAAAAAAATTAAATTCAGAATTTTGATTTAAACCACTTGCGGTTTTTATTTGACTTAATTCTATAGGAATAAGGTTATCATCTTGATTATTAGTAGCATTCTCATCTTTACGTTCAACATAGGGAAGCGCATATTTTCTAGGATCATTCTCTGTAGCTAAGTCATAATCTTGATAATCAACTTTTCTATTTATAGCGGCATCTGAAAGTTTTTCAAAGCTGATAATTTCGGTTGCCGTAATTTTTTGAGCCATCTTTGCGACATATTCATTTACTGATTTTCTGTTCGCTAAGTATTTAGTTTGCTCAGCACTATTAGGGTCTGAATTAGGATTAAAACATTTTGGATTAGTAGATAATATCTTTTTAAATACTTCCATAAATTTTGGATCACTTGAATTTGGAATTTCTTCACTCAAAGGCAGACAGATTTGCTTGGCGAAAGTATCCCATCTATCATTTAATAGATTGCTGCTTGTCTGCATGTTGATATTTTTTTTGCCTCCACACCCCACGAGCGCAAGGGACGAAAAAAAACAGGAGGTCGTGACAAGAATCCGCTTCTTTATCATATATTATTCCTTTTTTATACATATATTAATCGATTAACTAATATATAAATATTACAAGTTCATATTAAATTTTAAATCGTGGAGCGCCTCTAAAAAACTCCGCGCCAAACCACTCACTCTCTCTCATCGTTTTGCAGCTGACTTAATATCGCTCTTACACCGTTCAACAAATAACAGCAAGTATAAAATATAATTTCTTATACTTGCAGTTTTTTTTTGAGAGTGGTAAGTGTCCTTGTATATTCTCCTCATCTCTCATCGTAATTATGGTTGGCTATTTTTAAGATCATTTTTTGTAATAGTTCGTATGTTTTTTTAGAGGAGATGACATGCATATTTATAAAGGAAAATTAAATTCTATTTTTATTGCGCAGAAAATAAAAAACACTCTTTCACTCATGAGTGTTTTTGCTTCTGCATTTTCATTGCATGCTCATGCACAAAATAGCACGCAACACAATAAACCCGATCCAACTGAAGATGTTGCTGGAGGCGTTGGAGAAGCTGGTTTTAATGCACCAAAATATGCTGTTCTGCCCACAGGCAAAACTTTGCCAAAAGGAATTTTTAAACTCGATCTGCCTTTCGCCTATACCTTTGGCAGCGATGGTTTCGACAGCACAGGAAATACCGTGCAAAATGGTTTGAGTATGGAGCGTTGGGTCAATGGAATTCAATTGCAATACGGTTTGACCAATTCTATATCTGTGGGCGTTGGCATTCCTATTGTTTTAGCCAACCATGTGCAAATGGATGGAAATAAAATAACGGCAAATTCAGAAATGTATGAGCGTTATTATAATAAATTCGTTAATGAGTTTGCTACACAGTTAAGCGCCCAAGGCAGATGTCCTTCAGTCCAAGCTTGTACAGATCAAATTAATAAAGGGAATTTAACTCTTCCCGCAGGCCCGACAGATATTATTCTCCCTACAGGTGAAGTAGTGACATTTACGGCTGGAGATGTCATTAAAGATCAAATCCGCAACACACTTTTAACGGCTTCACAACCTGAAAATGGAGCTACAGGTATAGGTGACTTGCAGTTTGGTATACTCTGGAGCGTTGTTTCGGAAGAGTCCCCTA is a genomic window containing:
- a CDS encoding sucrase ferredoxin; its protein translation is MFTENMECSLATRQSQEDIVGSVSPVDVQISVELQEPWASVPGKSESFLHHKHLFEILPIFFKEKIRSAVNHFAQNEFSVENHTRIFYFQRKEDELSSFKKIEMLIPNSEFREAILALKEYQLEKKELYKKWEVKGTEHLHELFICTHGERDHCCGKYGLEVYEKFRNENKKSAKPLFRIWKSSHIGGHRFAPTFFEAPSMRWYGLFNLESIPHFLQRDENYFTIDNNYRGVSGINNSFAQIAEKEIFKKYAWQWDDAQNKKYEVALSEDCQSATVSFYFTIKGKPTPQKSKYDIRFDKLISSIASCGSDDIKTVKQYKVIDITE
- the betA gene encoding choline dehydrogenase, with protein sequence MSVKHYDFIIIGGGSAGCVLANRLSTNPSHRVCVLEAGRPDYIWDIFIHMPAGLMYPLGNKLYDWCYYTDPEPYMNNRRVFHGRGKVLGGSSSINGMIYIRGNPMDYEKWGKDPGMESWDYKHCLPYFSRAETRMIGADAYHGFSGPLLLETGPCENPLFNAFFEAVQEAGYPLTDDVNGFRQEGFGRFDRNINRGRRLSAARAYVHPVRRKRPNLSIKCRALTTRILFEGDRAVGVEYMRYGKIHKIYAGEIICCGGAINSPQVLQLSGIGNAEELKSLGINVVQDLPGVGQNLQDHLEVYIQHACKLPVSMYPALKWWNKPKIGFQWLFQRKGPAATNHFEAGGFIRSNEDVNYPNLQFHFLPLAVRYDGTSPSGGHGYQVHVGPMNSDARGHIKIRSTDPREHPSMQFNYLSTEQDRREWVEAVRCARKILNQSALDEFNGGEISPGKQYETDDEILDWVKKDAETALHPSCTCKMGTDSMAVVDPKTLGVHGVKNLRVVDASVMPYVTNGNIYAPVMMIAEKSADIILGNTPLPASSSPFYLK